From a single Hyalangium gracile genomic region:
- a CDS encoding glycosyl hydrolase, with protein MRALGIFFLLLTAFHTAHAQPQSAKRGLGYGYHSAEDMLALSRGMSWWYNWSPKPDSGAAGVYQSAGVAFVPMVWGGTPNADQVAAAIPAGAQYLLGFNEPNFRSQANMTPSRAAALWPILEEVARRKNLKLVSPAVNYCGDCVSEGGVTYSDPVTYLDAFFAACTNCKVDYIAVHWYACDVGALQWYIGRFKKYNKPIWLTEFACGDMPHDQITLAIQKQYMTAAVNYLENEPAVFRYAWFSGRNNEIPHINLLGNSGQLTELGQLYVNLPFSGSSSGRLTPVAALSSSSENGGTLPANAVDGNLGTRWSSAFADPQYLLLDFGSSKSFSRVRINWEAAYGRDYQLQVSNDLSTWTTLSSVVNGDGGVDELTGLSGAGRYLRIHGTRRATGYGYSIFEVEVYGG; from the coding sequence ATGAGAGCACTTGGGATCTTCTTCCTGCTGCTGACCGCCTTCCACACCGCGCACGCGCAGCCCCAGAGCGCCAAGCGAGGGCTCGGCTACGGCTACCACTCGGCGGAGGACATGCTCGCCCTCTCCCGGGGAATGAGCTGGTGGTACAACTGGTCACCGAAGCCCGACTCGGGAGCCGCGGGGGTCTACCAGTCCGCGGGCGTGGCCTTCGTCCCCATGGTCTGGGGAGGCACGCCCAATGCCGACCAGGTGGCGGCCGCCATCCCCGCGGGGGCCCAGTACCTGCTCGGGTTCAACGAGCCCAACTTCCGGAGCCAGGCGAACATGACGCCGAGCCGGGCCGCGGCCTTGTGGCCCATCCTGGAGGAGGTGGCCCGGCGCAAGAACCTGAAGCTGGTCTCGCCGGCGGTGAACTACTGCGGCGACTGCGTCTCGGAGGGCGGCGTGACGTACTCGGATCCCGTCACCTACCTGGATGCGTTCTTCGCCGCCTGCACGAACTGCAAGGTCGACTACATCGCGGTTCACTGGTACGCCTGCGATGTCGGGGCGCTCCAGTGGTACATCGGGCGCTTCAAGAAGTACAACAAGCCCATCTGGCTGACCGAGTTCGCGTGCGGAGACATGCCGCACGATCAGATCACCCTGGCGATCCAGAAGCAGTACATGACGGCCGCGGTCAACTACCTGGAGAACGAGCCCGCCGTCTTCCGCTACGCCTGGTTCTCCGGCCGCAACAACGAGATCCCCCACATCAACCTGCTGGGGAACTCCGGGCAGCTGACCGAGCTGGGGCAGCTCTATGTCAACCTGCCGTTCAGCGGCTCCTCGAGCGGCCGGTTGACGCCCGTGGCGGCGCTGTCCTCCTCCAGCGAGAATGGCGGCACGCTCCCGGCCAACGCCGTGGACGGGAACCTGGGCACGCGGTGGAGCAGCGCCTTCGCCGATCCGCAGTACCTCCTGCTGGACTTCGGCTCCAGCAAGAGCTTCTCGCGGGTGCGGATCAACTGGGAGGCCGCCTACGGCAGGGACTACCAGCTCCAGGTCTCCAACGACCTCTCCACCTGGACGACGCTCAGCTCGGTGGTGAACGGGGATGGTGGCGTGGATGAGCTCACCGGCCTGTCCGGCGCTGGCCGGTACTTGCGCATCCACGGAACCCGCCGGGCCACGGGGTACGGGTACTCCATCTTCGAGGTGGAGGTCTACGGGGGCTGA